CCTCGAGTTTATTTTATAGTCATTAAGACTGAGGCAGCTACTATGATGGATTTTAAGCAGAAAAAAGCCCTTCGTCCGGTTGTTGATGGAATCGTTCGTAAGGATAATCCTGCTATTATGCATCTCAATGAGGAACGTGAGGGATGGTATGAAGGTGAACTTGATTTTAAGCGTGTTGTTCTCATTCCTACTTCTGGTAAACATGAATATCGTGATACTCATTTCGTAGCACAGTGTAAGGCTGTTTCTGGATGGGATTGCTATAATCGTATCGTTGAGTATCTAAAAGATAGGGTTGACAATAGAAGTCAGTTCCCTTCTGCTAAAGGTAAGAATTTTAAGTTTAGATATTTAGGTATGTGGAAGTAATCCCACATGCCTTTTTGCTATTGCTTTCTTATGAATAAAGTAATGTTAATTGGTAATGTTGGTCGAGAGCCAGAGATAAAATATTATGAGGCAGACCAATGTGTTGCCTCTTTTACTTTGGCAACAACGGAGCGTGGATATACACTTCCAAATGGTACGGTTGTACCTGATCACACTGATTGGCATAACATAGTTCTCTTTAAGGCATTGGCTAAGTATGCTGAGAAGTATATTCATAAAGGCGATAAACTTTATATTGAGGGGCGTGTGCGTTATCGTACTTATGATGATAAGAAAGGTATGCGTCGTTATGTTACAGAGATTTATGGTGACAACCTTGAATGGCTTTCCGCATCCCGTAAATCTGAAAGTGTGTCTGGAGAGAAAGTAGATGATAATGCTTCCGATACTACAGATAATTCTAATTTACCTTTTTAATGGATAGTTTTTTAGTAGTTTTTTCTTCTTATATAAGTATTAATCCAATAGATATTAGTGTGATTCTTGCAATTCTATTGGCTGTTTTTCTACTAAGTCTTTCGGCTTTTGCAAGTGCGTCGGAGATTGCTTTTTTTAGTTTATCTCCAACTGATATAGAGTCGCTTGACCCAGATAAGAATGCTTCTGATAAACTTATTCAGCAGTTTAGAGACGATAGTGAACGTACGTTGGCAACAATTCTGATTACGAATAATCTTGTCAATGTTGCGATTATTATGCTGTGTAATTATATCTTTTCCAGTCTGTTTACCTTTAAGGAGGAGTGGTTACAGTTTCTCTGTGTGACAATTCTTTTAACCTTTTTGCTTTTACTTTTTGGTGAAATAGTTCCGAAGGTTTATAGTAGAAGAAATCCATTGGCATTCTGTAGAAGTGGTGTCAAAGGCATTGTTTTCTTTCGTAAGTTGTTTTGGCCTATTGAAACTATACTGTTGAAAAGTGGTGCTTTTGCTGAAAAAGTAGTTCAAAAGGAGAATCGTCAGTTGTCTGTTGATGATCTTGAACAGGCTTTAGAATTGACTGATAAGAATGATATTAAGGATGAGCAGGGTATGCTGCAAGGTATTATTCGCTTTGGAGATGAGACTGCAAAAGAGGTAATGACTTCTCGTCAGGATATTATAGATTTGGATATCCGCTGTTCATATGAAGATGTCTTGAAATGTATCGTTGATAATAACTATTCTCGTATTCCTGTTTATCAAGATAATCAAGATGACATACGAGGTGTACTTTATATTAAGGATCTCCTGCCTCACCTATCTAAGCCAACTAACTTTAGATGGCAGAGTTTGATTCGACCACCTTATTTTGTTCCAGAGACGAAGAAGATAGACGATCTCTTACGTGACTTCCAAGAGAATAAAGTTCATATAGCTATTGTCGTTGATGAGTTTGGCGGTACGAGTGGTATTGTTACTTTAGAGGACATTCTTGAAGAAATTGTCGGAGAGATTAATGACGAGTTTGATGAAGAAGAGCGTAACTATACAAAGTTAGGTTCTAATATCTACATATTTGAGGGTAAAACTCTCTTGAAAGACTTCTCTAAGATTCTTAATCTCCCAGATGATGAGTTTGATGAGATAGAAGGTGATGCTGACTCCGTGGCAGGTTTACTATTAGAAATCAAAGGAGATTTCCCTGCAGTACATGAGATGCTGGACTATAAGAACTATAAGTTTGAAGTCTTAGCTATTGAAGAGCGTCGTATTAGTAAAGTTAAAGTTACTGTTTGTGGTAAGGATAACGAATGATGCCGAGGGTAAGGTCGTCATTGGTCTGTTGGAGATAGAGAGAGGAAGACAGGCTGAGAAAGATGGGGTACATTGTATCTTAACGGAAATGTTAGGCTATGAACCTTTAGTAGAACATAATGAGGATGGTAAACCAATGGTAGAGGGCTATCATATAAGTATATCTCATACTCTTGGTTATGTTGCTGTTATTCTTTCTCGTGACTATGAAGTTGGTGTTGATATAGAATACGTTTCTGATAGAGTAAACCGTATATCATCACGTTTCCTAAGAGATGATGAGCTCTTTGCTGATACAAAAGATAAGCTTATTGTTTGGTGTGCCAAGGAAACTATGTATAAGCTCTTTTCTTCTGAACATTTAGCTTTAAAAGATATAAAAGTAGACCCGCAGTTAAGCTTAGTAACTAATATGAAGCGTAATATCACGCTTAAGTTTCAATGTGAGTGTTCTTCAAAGTACATTTTGACTTACACTTGGTATTAAGTATTATTTTATTTCTTCTTTACTGGTACATCTTAATCACAGATAATAGTTTTGATATCATAAATGAATATAATTGTATAAAAAATTCATTATGCAGTAAAAAATGTTTAAATAATTAATTAATTCAGTGTTTAACTTGCTTTTTATTTTCATTTTACCTATATTTGTATCAGTCATTAAGCGGATAACGTAATATATTTACCATTTAGTCTAATTAATAGGAGGTATAAACATGAAAGAAAGCAAAACACGAGAGTTCTTCGAAAATCATGATTTCGAGAATCAGAACAGTCAGGAACATACCGATGCGAATGAAACGCTTGGTGGTGAAATTTGGTACAACTAATGTTGTATGAGTTTAGATTATATATTTTATAATTGATTTTAGGAACGCACTTGCTCTATGAGTTTAAGTGCGTTTTTTTATTTTATTTAAACGTTTCGCATTGTCCCAATAGAGCAATTATACTGGTTTCATACTTATTTTAATGATTCTTACTTATAGTAAACCGCAGAGTATGTATAAATGATAATTGCTATTTGTTTACTTCGTCAGAAATGATTACTTTTGTATCTTTAAAAAAACATATTATGAACGAAGCAAACGTAAAAAGGGAAGAACTGATACTTATACGTATAACAGGACAAGATAGACCTGGATTGACAACAGCGGTGATGTCAATTCTCGCTTGTTATAATGCCCATGTCTTAGATATTGGTCAGGCTGATATTCATTCCACATTATCTCTTGGAATTCTTATTCGTATTGACGAGCAGGGGGCTGGGCAGGTAATGAAAGAACTGTTATTCAAGGCTACAGAACTTGGTGTAAATATCGGTTTTGCTCCTGTAACGGATGATGAATACGAAGATTGGGTAAATAGACAAGGAAAAAATCGATATATTCTCACGATTATTGGTAGGTCTTTGTCAGCTCGCAATATCGAAGAGGCTACTCGGGTGATTACAGAACAAGGTGTGAATATAGATTCTATTCTTCGTTTGACGGGTCGTCAGAGTATTCGTAAAAGTAATCAGAATGTCAGAGCATGTATAGAGTTCTCATTGCGTGGTACCCCAAAAGATTATCGACAGATGCAGGCTGATCTCATGCAGATGAGTCACGAACAAGGAATTGATTTTTCTTTGCAGGAAGACAATATGTACAGACGTATGCGTCGGCTAATATGTTTTGATATGGATTCTACACTCATTCAGACAGAATGTATTGACGAATTAGCAAAACGTGCTGGGGTAGGAGAACAGGTTGCTGCTATTACTGAGCGTGCAATGCGTGGTGAAATTGACTTTAAGAAAAGCTTTACAGAACGCGTTGCTTTGTTGAAGGGGCTCGATGCTGACGTCATGAAGGATATTGCCGAAACAATGCCTATAACAGAAGGTGTTGATCGCTTAATGACTGTTTTGAAGCAGTGTGGATATAAGATAGCCATATTAAGTGGTGGTTTTACTTATTTTGGAGAGTATTTACAGCGCAAGTACGGTATTGATTATGTATATGCTAATGAACTTGAGATAGATGAGAATAATAAACTTACAGGGCGCTATCTTGGTGATATTGTT
The Prevotella melaninogenica DNA segment above includes these coding regions:
- a CDS encoding 4'-phosphopantetheinyl transferase family protein, with product MVRITNDAEGKVVIGLLEIERGRQAEKDGVHCILTEMLGYEPLVEHNEDGKPMVEGYHISISHTLGYVAVILSRDYEVGVDIEYVSDRVNRISSRFLRDDELFADTKDKLIVWCAKETMYKLFSSEHLALKDIKVDPQLSLVTNMKRNITLKFQCECSSKYILTYTWY
- the serB gene encoding phosphoserine phosphatase SerB, which produces MNEANVKREELILIRITGQDRPGLTTAVMSILACYNAHVLDIGQADIHSTLSLGILIRIDEQGAGQVMKELLFKATELGVNIGFAPVTDDEYEDWVNRQGKNRYILTIIGRSLSARNIEEATRVITEQGVNIDSILRLTGRQSIRKSNQNVRACIEFSLRGTPKDYRQMQADLMQMSHEQGIDFSLQEDNMYRRMRRLICFDMDSTLIQTECIDELAKRAGVGEQVAAITERAMRGEIDFKKSFTERVALLKGLDADVMKDIAETMPITEGVDRLMTVLKQCGYKIAILSGGFTYFGEYLQRKYGIDYVYANELEIDENNKLTGRYLGDIVDGKRKAELLKLLAQVEKVNLAQTIAVGDGANDLPMLSEAGLGIAFHAKPRVQANAEQNITTIGLDGVLYFLGFKDSYLGEAGKL
- a CDS encoding single-stranded DNA-binding protein translates to MNKVMLIGNVGREPEIKYYEADQCVASFTLATTERGYTLPNGTVVPDHTDWHNIVLFKALAKYAEKYIHKGDKLYIEGRVRYRTYDDKKGMRRYVTEIYGDNLEWLSASRKSESVSGEKVDDNASDTTDNSNLPF
- the gldE gene encoding gliding motility-associated protein GldE, which translates into the protein MDSFLVVFSSYISINPIDISVILAILLAVFLLSLSAFASASEIAFFSLSPTDIESLDPDKNASDKLIQQFRDDSERTLATILITNNLVNVAIIMLCNYIFSSLFTFKEEWLQFLCVTILLTFLLLLFGEIVPKVYSRRNPLAFCRSGVKGIVFFRKLFWPIETILLKSGAFAEKVVQKENRQLSVDDLEQALELTDKNDIKDEQGMLQGIIRFGDETAKEVMTSRQDIIDLDIRCSYEDVLKCIVDNNYSRIPVYQDNQDDIRGVLYIKDLLPHLSKPTNFRWQSLIRPPYFVPETKKIDDLLRDFQENKVHIAIVVDEFGGTSGIVTLEDILEEIVGEINDEFDEEERNYTKLGSNIYIFEGKTLLKDFSKILNLPDDEFDEIEGDADSVAGLLLEIKGDFPAVHEMLDYKNYKFEVLAIEERRISKVKVTVCGKDNE